The genome window TTGGATGAACTTACTCCACAGGAGTATAGTATAGCGATTGAATGGTTAGCTAGCCATATTCCTGATTATAATGTAAGTTTAGAATCTGTACGGCGTTTTTTTGAGATACTAAAGGATTTTTATAACTTTCTATATAGTAAAAAACTTATTGCTGGAACGGACGAAATATTTCGTGCAGCTGAAGAGATTGCCGGCGGTAATTCACTCAATCTCATAAAAGCCGGGGTTGAAGAGATTGGTCTTTTTAATGATGATTTTGATGCAAGCACGTTTATGGTTGATGAGCTTAATCAAAGAGTAGGCGATACGGTTGAGCGGCTTATGACTAAGATCGGCAGTTATTTTCAGCGAGAACAGTTTAGTAATGATTTTGATCGTGCACTATACTTATATACGGGGCCATTTGAAAGTATTCCGGAAGATGAGCATGATGAATTCTGGTTAGGTTTTTGGGATTATTTTTTATTTGATTATCACTTGATAACAACTGATGAGAACCCTTTGCGTCATTTTTCTGACCTGCAAGATACTGCCTTAACAGCTGACGAACGGCAGATTTTAAAGGACTTGTTAAATGCTAAATTTACAGTGTTTTATATTAATAAAATTCTAGGTCCTGAATGGGTTGAGTGTATTGATTTATTTACTGGTGTTACGATGAAGCTGCCATATCCAGACTTTGATTTTAATAGTTTGAAGAAAATATTGTTTTATGGTCATCTTTATTCTGGCGGTGTAGTAATGCTCAACTATGTAACAAGTGTTGAGGTCAGTCTAAACCTCAGACAACGAATTAAAGATGAAGTTGTTCGACAAAAACAAATTTATGAAATTCAGTGTCCTGAGGCTACACTTGCTGATTTTTTTGACAGACATGCATTGGTTGTAAGGCATACCATTGATGTATTAGTTACATTAGCTAAGGTTAATGTAACATCTGCTTTTCAGATAGAGAAAGAATTCCCGGTAATTCATACCAATAACCTTCCCAATGAGCAAGTTACCGTTTTGCTAGAAAGCTTGGCATTTGAATATGGATTTTCATTGCATGATGTCGGCTTAATAAAAAAATTATGGCATGATTTTTCTCAACTGACAATGGTAACAGTTCGAAAACCGGCGATTTGGGCAGCTGCTGTGTTATATGCCTTTGCCCAAATTAATGGAACGAATGATATAGTACCAGAAGAATTAGCAGAAAGCAATGGGATCGCTTTGAGTAGTTTAAGAAGCAATCGCAATAAATTGTATGAAGTCTTACAATTACAGAAGTTTGATCCTCGCTATATCAGTGAAGAAGGATTTGTGCTTTCTTTGTTTGTACTCTAGACAATAGGAGAGATTATCATGTATTGTGAGAAATGCGGAAATCAACTTAATCCAGGGGAACCCAATTGCAATATATGCCGTCATTCTATCGATGAAGTCGAAGTTTTAACTCCTGAAGAAAAAAATAGTTTTCAAGGGATGACCATTGAAGCTGTTGATAACGATGAGAAAGATCGATATCGGGATGAGAACCGAACGGCACAACAAAAAATCTATTTTAAGCAAACCCACTTCAATTTAAGTAATACTAGTTTACTCACTAAGTTATTTATAGCTGTTTTGGTAGTTTTTATGGTATTTGTTGCATTACCTATTTTACTTTTGATTCTAAGCGTAGTCTTGATAGGCTGGCTATTATTGCGCAAATTAAAATAAAAGGAAACCGGTCTTGTACCGGTTTCCTTTTATTTTTAGCTAAGTAATTCATCTTTTAATTTGAAATAGTTGACGGTGAAATATGTACCATTCTGTGATTCACGATGATCAAAACCGTAGGCGCGCCTGCTAATTGCTAGAATCGGAGGCGCCTGAATTCTCTTAGCGACAGCCATGCCTGTGTAAAGTTTCCACCATTTTTCTAAATCATCAATGAACTCTTGCGGAGTTGCAAATATCCTCTTTACAATTCCTGGGGTGCAGCCAAGTTTTTCTTCAAGCGTTCCGCTTTTGTACCAGAAAAGAATATCTTCTGGTGTGCTTCTATTCCAATACTCCATGAATGAGCGAAGTAAATAATCATGATATGGATAGATTAACGGATCTCCTTTACCTTCGTCCACAGCCTGGTCAAAGGATAATTCGGCACTGGGGACAATATCAATAGTTTCTTGGGGAATTACCTCACGGGAAAACACAGTTTCATTCATATAACGAGCAAGCTCATAAATCTGATGTTTCCACAAATCTGCTAGCGCAGCAAGAAAACCAGCTTGATCGCCATAAAGAGTAGAATATCCCACCGAAAGCTCAGTTTTATTTGCATTGCAAGTGAAGACTCCTCCAAAAGCGGCAGCCACTCCAGCTAAAACACGAGAGGATCGATCTCGTGCCTGGATATTTTCTGCGACAAAAGAAGAGACAGATAAATAGAAGTTGTCGTTCGAAGTAAGATTGGTAACAGGAGTGGTGTTAATTTGATTAATGGTATCATTAACGGCATCTTGTATTGGAATTACCGTATACAGACAGCCAAGATTCTGCGCTAATTTATAAGCTAAATCTTTCGTAGTTTGAGAATTGTAAATACTAGGCATATTGACCAAAAGTACATTTTCCTGTCCAAGGACGTTGGTATAGATAGCGGCTGCCAGTGCCGAGTCAATACCACCAGATATGCCAACAATCACTTTCTTGATTCCAATTGATTTTGTAAATCGGTCTATACCGTAATGCAGTGCTTGGTAGATACTGCTGATAGATGAATCATTTGGTGGGATGACAGTCAGATAGTCCGTGTTTTTTGCTTTACAATCTAATTCGATCACTTTCAGTTCAGTACAAAAAGGATCACAATAGTGAATAATTTGACCATCTGAGTTATATACAGTACTTGAACCATCAAAGGTGTAAACGGTTTTACCGTTGTTCTGAATACCGGTTGTATTAACATAAATTAAAGGAACATTGGTTTCACGGGCTTGAGTTGAGAAAACACGATTACGCTTATTGTTTTTACCCAGAGTATAAGGTGAACTGGAAATATTAATAAATAAATCGACAGGGTGATTCTCATGAATAGTGGCTATAGGTTTAATTGAATAATCATCTGCCCAGCCATCTTCACATAATATACAACCAACTGAAAACAAACCATTAGCTAAGTTTAGTTGAACAGGCTGGAGTAGTGTCTCAATTCCTACATTTAACTCGGTTGCAAGTTTTCGCAAGCTGTAAAAATGTCTAGTATCGTCAAACTCGCGATAATTTGCATGCAGAGTTTTGATACGGAAAGGATAAGGGAAGTTTTCATCACCAATAAGTTTTCCCTTATAGGCGGTAAAAAAAGCATTGTATTTGCGAATACGGCCATCGTCGTTATGCTTATTCCAGTCAACCGCAATATTGCCAAACATAACGCAAATGTCAGTAGAGTTAGCGATGATTAAAAGACCGAATTCTTCGCAATCTTTTAAGAAGGCTTGCTGTTCCCAGAGGTCGCCAAGGAGATAGCCGGGAATAGCCATTTCGGGAAATACAATCATTTCCGCACCGGCAGTCCGAGCTTGTTCAATCATGGCAAGCATGGTTTTTGTATTGAGATCCGGTCTCCCGGGGATAGTCTCCATTTGTCCTAAAGCAATCTTTAACAAGTAGTGGCACCTCTTTACGTATCGGTATTATTTTATTATTGTACACGAATTCCCTACGGAATAACACGATTTTATAGGTCTATTAATGATAGGTTTTATTATAGTCGTGCGATTGGCAATACAACTGTAAAATTCTCTTCCACTTAGTGATTATGGTGGAAGAGAATTTTAGGCTAACGCAATACATAATTAATTCTCAGGCTAGGATCATCACTTAAATCAAGAACTGCACCATCCGCAAGCTGAACCATTGAAAGCGAAGGTTTATCTTTATTAATAAAAACCACCCGGCCTGTTCTGCCATCATTTAACTCAACAGTATTACCGGAGAGATAATTATTCATATTTTGGAGAAAAATCATACAGGATTTTGCATCAATGCGGCATATTTCGTTTCTAAGTCGCTCCAGGCTGCAATATGGGCTCAATTTTCCCGGTTCATCACAGTTAATTGTCAACGATTCATCATACAAATCTGCTATTGCGATAATTTTTGCATAAGGATGAATATGTGACGAACTGAGGCGATTTGGATAGCCGCTCCCATCTTCTCGTTCATGGTGATCGCCAATACCAGCTAGTACACTTTTTGCTATACCTGGAACTTTACTGACTAAGTCATAACCATATTGGGTGTGCTTCTTATACAATTCATAACTTGCATCGTCAAGCTTGTAAGTTTTATTTAAGATATCAGGTGGTAATTGTGATTTACCAACATCGTGCAGCAGTGCTGCTAACGAAATTGCGCTTACACTATCGGGTGGATAATTTAGCCATAGTGCAATTAAAGCCGCAATTGCACTTACATTAACACTATGATGAAATGTATAATCATCACATTTTGGCAGGTTGTACAATTGATCGATAATATTACCTGCTGATGTTACATTTTCTACTATTGAATCGGCTGTTTTAGTGAATGTACTTAATTCGATTTCTTGAGTCTCACGGATTTGATCGAATGCTTTCTGGACAACAGTGACAGATTTATTGTAAGTATTGATAAACTCTTGTAACTGGGGATTTGTGATGGGATTATCAGCAACTTCTGTTATAACAGAGACTTTAAATATATCCCAGCTTAGTAGTTTATTAATAATCTGCTGAGAAAGAATGGTATCCTTACTGACTAATACCTGATTATCGTTTGAACAGACATCATGTGCAAGTTGAATTCCAGGGACTAGAAATTCGACTTGTTTCTCAATAATCTTTTTATTTACCTTTTGGCTTGTGTTGCTCACTAAAACATACACCTCACCTTTGTAGGATAGTCACTAATTTCAACAATAAACTGCAAAATCCTTGCATATTTTGGGATAAAGCAGGAGTTTTAAGCAAATATTTATAAATATTCGATATAAATGACTTAATTAAGGATAGGGAGGTTATTCATTTGACTAGTTGCTCCATCATTATGGCTATTTTGCAAGAAAATCGGGTCGAAACTGCCTCTAAGGTACAGGAGATTTTAACAAAGTATGGCTGCTATATTCGAGTACGTCTCGGGTTACATGATGCTGCAATCGATGAATGTATCAATAGCGGTATTATCATTTTGCAGTTGTGTGGCAAAGATATTCCTGTTACCCAATTTGAGCAAGAACTCAAAGGCATCCAAAGTGTAAAGGTAAAGTATATGACAATGGATTTTTAACTGAATGGCGCGGAAACGCGCCATAATTCTTTTTACAGTAAACAGTTGTGCCTCGTTGACAAATTCTGTGAACAATTATATACTGTGAAAAATACCATACTTTATTTATAAGACTGTCTCTCGTTAATTGCCATTCTTAAAATCATTCATATTTAATGTGTTATATCATTGGTATGTTTTTGTTCTAGAATCAAATTTCATTGGGGTGTAGATTAAACGTTGAAGAAAACAAATGCCGCCCGTATTTTAGATGGGCTTAAAATTAATTATGAGCTGCGGGAGTATCAAGTAGATGTAAACGATCTGAGTGCAGAAACCGTTGCAAAAAAAATAGACTTGCCTGCCGAACAAGTTTTCAAGACATTAGTTGCACGAGGTGATAAAACAGGTGTATTATTGGCCTGCATTCCAGGAGCGGGCGAGTTGGACTTAAAAGCTTTGGCGATAGCAAGTGGTAATAAAAAAGTAGAAATGGTGCCACTAAAAGAAGTACTAGGGATTACTGGCTACGTAAGGGGAGGCGTGTCACCTTTGGGTGGCAAAAAGGTCTTTCCGGCATATCTTGATGAGACAATTATGCTTTGGCCATTTGTTGCGATTAGTGCGGGCATTCGTGGATGCCAGCTTATTGTTTCGCCCGAGGGGATCATAAAAGCAGTTAATGGAATTGTCTGTAATATTTCGCGCTTGTCATAATTATAAACTGCTGTCACTCGAATGTGGATGATGAATCTGATTTACGTGTACGACAGGCAATGGGGGTAGCCTATGAAAATAAGGATTGATGATAAAATTAAGCTAATCATTCCTAAATGCCGCTTGGGTTTCTGCGTTATTCGTAATGTTAGTGTTGGTCGCACACCCCTGGCATTAACACAGGAATTTTTGCAATTGCAGAATGAAGTAGCTAAATTATACAATTTAGATCTACTACCTACTGTTCCGCGCATTATTGCAGTTCGAAGTATGTATAAAAAACTTGAGTTTGATCCCAGCCGTTACCGACCCGCTTCAGAAGCGCTGGTGCGAAGAGTGTTGCAAAAGAAAGGCCTATATTATATTAACAGTGCGGTCGATGTAAACAATTATTGTTCAATTAAATTTTTGTTGCCCTTTGGTCTGTATGATTTAGACAATATTCATGGTGATATCACCTATCGTGTGGCAGAAGAAGGACAGTATATTAATATTGCAGGAAATGTAGTTTCTACAGAAGGAAAACCGTTTTTATGCGATGCTGACGGCGTTTTTGGTAATCCAACATCAGACTCTAAGCGAACTGCAGTTACGCTTTCTACTCGCAATTTATTATCTGTTATTTATGCAGATGAAGAAGTCGGAGATGAAGACTTTAATAGTATCTTAAAGTTTACGGCAGAAATGATTGTCCGTTATAATACAGGAACTGTTGAAGATATTCAGATTGTTCATGCCTAGTTAATAGGCTGAGGATTTACGTCAGATGGTTAGGATTTATCTTATGTAGCATATATGTGAAAGGGGCATATTAGATGAAGTATTCGAGTACACGTGGAAGAGATGAGTTATTGGTTTCCGCTGAAGCTATAATAGCTGGCATTGCCAATAATGGTGGTTTATTTGTTCCACTTCAAATACCTACGTTGAATCAAGCGGCAATTTCAGAACTTATAGATTTAAACTATCAACAGCGGGCAGCTAAAATTTTAAAAGAATTTTTAACCGATTATTCGATTGAAGATTTGAATTCTTGTATTACTCAGGCCTATAGTTCAGCTAAGTTTGATGATCAGGCCATTGCTCCTTTGCGAACTCTAGGAACGAATGATCACGTTCTTGAACTTTGGCATGGTCCAACCAGTGCTTTTAAGGATATGGCATTGCAATTATTGCCGCAACTCATGTCAAAAGCGCTGAAAATGACGGATGAAGCAGCTCAAATTGTGATTTTAGTTGCAACCTCTGGGGATACTGGCAAAGCTGCTTTGGAAGGCTTTAAAGATGTTGAGCAAACGAAAATCATTGTTTTTTATCCTCACAATGGTGTAAGTGAAATACAACGGATGCAAATGGTCAGCCAGTCTGGCAATAATGTTGAAGTTATTGCAGTCAAAGGAAATTTTGATGACGCTCAAACCGGTGTTAAGAATATCTTTAACAATGAACAATATAATAGAGATTTAGCTGAGCACGGCTATCAATTATCCTCAGCCAACTCAATTAATTGGGGACGTCTGGTTCCACAAATTGTTTATTATTTTAGTGCTTATGCAGATTTGCTTCGTGAAGGGAAAATTAAAGCAGGCAGCGAGGTAAACTTTGTTGTGCCCACTGGTAATTTCGGCAATATCTTAGCAGGCTATTATGCCAAACAGATGGGTTTACCGATTAAGCGTCTCATTTGTGCGTCAAACACCAACAATGTTTTGACTGATTTTCTGCAAAGTGGTGTTTATGATAGAAATCGCGGTTTTCATAAAACAATTTCACCATCCATGGATATCTTGATATCCAGTAATCTAGAACGACTTTTATATCACATTACTGGAGGCAATACCGAGCAAGTTGCCACTTGGATGGCAGAACTTAATAGCCATGGCACGTATCATATTGGTTCAGAGAACTTAAAGATTATTCAGGGTTTGTTCTGGTCAGGCTGGGCTAGCGATGAAGAAACAACGTTTGCAATCAAAGAGATTTACGAAAGATACCAGTATACGGCAGATCCTCATACGGCAGTAGCCTGGTACGTGAGCAACCGTTATCGTGAGGAAACCGGTGATCATACACTCAATGTTATCTTATCTACGGCCAGTCCTTATAAATTTAATAAAAGTGTTTTGAATGCTTTGCTTGGCGAGGAAAAACTGGCTGGGAAAGACGAATTTGTAATGCTCCATGAGCTTGCTGGCATCAGCGGTATTACAGTTCCAGAGGCCTTGGCCGGGCTAAAAGACGCAGCAGTTAGATTTACACAAACATGTGACAAAGACGATATGGCGAATACTGTGCAGCAAATTCTTCTAAAATAAAGCAAGAACATAGCCTTTTTAGGCTATGTTTTTTTGTTTTGTATGATGTTTAAAAAGTTGTGAACACTATTGTCAGGTACTTAATTTTACAAACCAAGCCAATAAACGAGGTTAGTGTGTTATAATAATAGTATACTTTAACTAAATATGGGGGAATTGCAGTGAGAGAATTAGAGAAAACTGCCAATTTAGTAGAAGGGGCAAGAACAGTATATTACAACCTTACTCCAGCTGAATTAGTAGAAATGGCATTAGAACGAAAAGAGGGTAAACTTACATCAAACGGAGCATTTAGCGTTTCAACAGGTAAGTACACCGGACGCTCACCTAATGACAAATTTATTGTTGACATACCATCTGTTCATACCAATATAGCGTGGGGAGCGAACAAGCCCTTCAGTGCAGATAAGTTTGATCAACTATATAATCGGATGATGGCTTATATACAAAATCGTGATCTATTTGTATTTGATGGCTTTGCAGGTGCAGATTCGGATAATCGTATTGCTGTACGGTTTATCAATGAATTTGCATGGCAAAATCTCTTTGTCCACCAACTTTTTGTACGTCCAGAAAAAGGACAAAAACTTTCTCCGGAATTTAAAGTGATCTGTTTGCCTGGGTTCAAGGCGATACCCGCAATTGACGGAACAAACTCTGAAGCTTTTATTGTGTTGAATTTTGAACAAAACATGGTGCTAATTGGCGGAACCCACTATGCAGGGGAAATGAAAAAATCAATATTCACAGTCATGAATTATCGATTGCCATTAAAGGGCATTATGTCCATGCATTGTTCTGCTAATGCTGGAGCTCAGGGTGATTCTGCTTTGTTTTTTGGTTTAAGCGGTACCGGAAAAACGACCTTGTCCGCAGATCCCAGCCGCCAGTTAATTGGAGATGACGAACACGGCTGGAGTGAAAACGGAATTTTCAATATCGAAGGCGGCTGTTACGCTAAATGTATTCATTTGAGTAAAGCGACTGAACCGCAAATTTGGGATGCAATTCGGTTTGGCACAGTCCTCGAAAATGTATATATTGATGAAGAAACCAGAAATCCTGATTACGATAATGACAGCATTACTGAAAACACGAGAGCTGCCTACCCAATTGATTATATTCCAAACGCTATGATCCCTAGTACTGCTGGCCATCCTAAGTCTATTGTTTTCTTAACCGCTGATGCTTTTGGCGTTCTTCCGCCTATTGCAAAATTAACTAAAGAACAAGCTATGTACCATTTTTTATCAGGATACACTAGCAAATTAGCGGGTACAGAACGTGGGATAACCGAGCCAGAGGCAACTTTTTCGACCTGTTTTGGAGCGCCATTCTTACCACTTTCACCATTGGTTTATGCAAAACTGCTGGGAGACAAGTTAGAAAAACACAATACAAATGTATTTTTAATTAATACAGGCTGGTCGGGTGGCCCATATGGCGTGGGGAAACGCATGAAACTAGCTTATACTCGGGCAATGGTTACGGCGGCTGTTGAGGGGAAACTTGATCATGTTTCATGGGAATTAGATCCAATCTTTAATGTCTATATTCCTACTGAATGTCCTGATGTTCCGACTGAAGTTCTCAATCCGAAAAACACATGGGCAGATAAAGCCGCCTATGATTCACAAGCTCAACAGTTGGCTCAGTTATTTACGAAAAATTTCACCAAGTTTAAAGGCGACATACCAGAAGAGATTATTGCTGCTGGCCCCAAAGGGTAGCTATTAAAAAGAGACTTTACTGGTTAACCAGTAAAGTCTCTTTTGTTTATTGTATACTTAAATCAAACGACCAGGAATACCGAATTTTGTATTGAAATATACTTGGTTGATTTTTTTAAGTATTATTGTTAAACATATAGTATAAGCACCAGGATTCAATTTCTCTATATGCGAAAGGATGAAGCAAATGAAGTCGCCATTTTACAAATCTCTTCACTTCCAAGTGTTATTGTCAATCGTAATCGGTATAGCTCTAGGGCATTATTATCCAATACTCGGTGAAAAAATGAGACCACTGGGTGATGCTTTTATAAAGTTAATTAAAATGATTATTGGGCCAATTATTTTTTGTACCATTGTTCATGGGATTGCCGGAATGGACGATATGAAAAAGGTTGGTCGGGTCGGCTTAAAAGCATTAGTATATTTTGAAATCGTTACAGTATTTGCATTAATTATGGGACTGGCAGTTGTAAACATTGCAAAGCCTGGTGTTGGGATGAATGTTGATGTAAGTACCCTCAATACTGAAGCATTAGCTGCTTACACCACGAATGCTAAACCCCATACTACTAGCGAGTTTCTCATGAATATTATTCCCTCAACAGTTGTAGATGCGTTTGCCCAAGGGGATATCCTGCAAATTTTACTTTTCTCCTTATTATTTGGATGGGCCATGTCAAACTTAGGCAGTAAGGGAAAAACCGTTGTGGGTATCATTGAAGATATCTCGCATGGATTATTTGGTGTTGTTGATATTATTATGAAAATGGCTCCAATTGGCACATTTGGAGCCATGGCTTTTACGATTGGCAAATATGGAATTGCTTCATTAGGCCCATTAGGAAAATTGTTGTTGGTATTTTACTTAACTTGTATTGCATTCGTTTTTTTAGTTATTGCTCCAATTGCCAAATGGGTAGGCTTTAGTTTATGGCAGTTTCTAATCTATATTCAGGATGAATTGCTTATTGTGTTAGGAACTGCATCATCAGAAAGTGTTTTGCCCAAAATGATGGATAAATTAGAGAGAATCGGCTGCTCTAAGTCGATTGTTGGTCTAGTGATACCGACTGGCTATTCTTTTAATTTGGATGGAACCTCAATATATTTGACTATGGCAGCAATATTTGTTGCTCAAGCAACAAATACAGAGCTGACTCTAGTTCATCAGCTAACTATACTAGCAGTATTGCTGTTGACATCTAAAGGTGCTTCAGGTGTAACTGGCAGTGGATTTATTGTGCTTGCAGCTACATTATCAGTTATTCCAGACATACCAGTTGCCGGATTAGCCGTCATTTTTGGTGTAGATCGATTTATGTCACAGGCTAGAGCGGTGACTAATTTAGTCGGCAACGGAGTAGCTACTTTGGTAATTTCTAAGCTAGAGAATGAATTAGACATGCATAAAGTTGATGAAGTCTTAGCTGATGCAAACTAACTATAAAAAAAGAGAATCTCGAAATCATCGAGATTCTCTTTTTTTATAGTTTTATAGTTCAATGGTCGCATGATCTACTCGCGTTATCCCTTGGATAGCAGATAGCTGATCAACCAGTTTAAACATGGCTAAATCTTTCTGTTTTGCTTCTATCATTACATCAAAATCATGATCGAACTCTTTTGCCATCTGTAAAAAAGGTAGAAAATCTTGAACATTAATAAAGTCTGCATGGCTGCGAATTTGCTTATCATTTTTGGGACTTGAAAGATGGATTTTCGGAATCAAACCACTCCAGGTTTTTATGATTTGCGGCCATAATAGATGCAGATCTTCGCCGGAATTATTGCAAAAATGGTGATGAATATCCAGCACCATTGGGCAGCCAGCACTTTTGCAGATGCTAAGAACGTCAGCTGCACTATAACTTTTATCATCATTTTCCAACATAATACGGAGTTTTATTTTCGGAGGAAGGTTGTTATATTCTTGCAAAAAACGGTCAATTGACTGTTTTTTATCTTTATAAAGACCACCAGTATGAATGACTAGCTGTGGTTGTACTGGCAGTCCCATTGCTTCAAAGAGTGACACATGGTAATCTAAGTCTTTTAGTGATGCTGCTAAGACTTCTGGCGCGCTGCTATTGAGCAAGGTGTAGTGATCCGGGTGGGCACTGACTCTCAGATTATGCTTTTTAATGAATGCGCCAATTTCCTGCCATTGGTCTTGAAATTCACTAATATAATCCCAATTGGCAGCCAATGAATGGGTAGCAAGGGGAACGGTTTTTGATGTAAACCGATAAACAAAAATATGCCGCGCAGCATTATAGCGCATAATTCTTAAAGTTGTAGTGAGATTTCCTTGCAATATGCGCCTAAATCGATTTAAGCGATCTTGCTCATTGATAATTTCTTCCGCTGCCTTTACGGTTATTGTTTTATTCGGCGATCCTTCTAAGATGTCAAGTGCTATTGCGACAAAACCAAAACGTACTTTCAATTAAGAGCCTCCTTATGTCAAAAATCAAGCTTAGGTAATCTCTGCTGAACGGTTAATACCGGAGCAAATAAATCACCTTGCTTGGTTACGCGTGCTAATACTTGGTTAGAATCAAATACTAGCAAGTCAGGGTCATTTTTAGTCAATGCATTTTCGATTTCTGACCAAGATACCGGTGTTGAGACTGTCGGTAATTCACGAGCGCGAAGAGAATAGACGCATACGGTAGTTTTATGATCATCATTTTGACTCCAATCAACGAAAACCTTCCCTTTTCGTAAGCTTTTCCGCATGTTTGATACGATTTTGTCGGGATAGGTTTGTTCAAGAACGCGGGCAATCATATGGGCGAAGTTCTTAGTAATATCATAAGTAGTTGGAGTATTAAGGGGAAGATATACCTGTAATCCTTTAGAGCCAGACGTCTTAGGGTAACCTTTCAAGGAGTTTTTCTCTAAAATTTCTCGCAGCCAAAGACTAACTTGAAGACATTCTAAGATGCCGGCCGGCGGTCCTGGGTCTAAATCAAATACAATCATGGTAGGCTGCAAAATATTTTGTGCAAGTGATAATGAGGTATGCAGTT of Sporomusaceae bacterium FL31 contains these proteins:
- the dctA_2 gene encoding C4-dicarboxylate transport protein — its product is MKSPFYKSLHFQVLLSIVIGIALGHYYPILGEKMRPLGDAFIKLIKMIIGPIIFCTIVHGIAGMDDMKKVGRVGLKALVYFEIVTVFALIMGLAVVNIAKPGVGMNVDVSTLNTEALAAYTTNAKPHTTSEFLMNIIPSTVVDAFAQGDILQILLFSLLFGWAMSNLGSKGKTVVGIIEDISHGLFGVVDIIMKMAPIGTFGAMAFTIGKYGIASLGPLGKLLLVFYLTCIAFVFLVIAPIAKWVGFSLWQFLIYIQDELLIVLGTASSESVLPKMMDKLERIGCSKSIVGLVIPTGYSFNLDGTSIYLTMAAIFVAQATNTELTLVHQLTILAVLLLTSKGASGVTGSGFIVLAATLSVIPDIPVAGLAVIFGVDRFMSQARAVTNLVGNGVATLVISKLENELDMHKVDEVLADAN
- the uvsE gene encoding UV DNA damage endonuclease — its product is MKVRFGFVAIALDILEGSPNKTITVKAAEEIINEQDRLNRFRRILQGNLTTTLRIMRYNAARHIFVYRFTSKTVPLATHSLAANWDYISEFQDQWQEIGAFIKKHNLRVSAHPDHYTLLNSSAPEVLAASLKDLDYHVSLFEAMGLPVQPQLVIHTGGLYKDKKQSIDRFLQEYNNLPPKIKLRIMLENDDKSYSAADVLSICKSAGCPMVLDIHHHFCNNSGEDLHLLWPQIIKTWSGLIPKIHLSSPKNDKQIRSHADFINVQDFLPFLQMAKEFDHDFDVMIEAKQKDLAMFKLVDQLSAIQGITRVDHATIEL
- a CDS encoding DNA polymerase domain-containing protein; translation: MPNNSMIEVAGRQLKLSNLDKIFYPAISFTKGQVIDYYIRIAPVLLPHLNSRPLTLKRYPNGALEKFFYQKECPASRPVWLPTVPVWSESNNKNTNFCLVEDIPALIWSANLAALELHTSLSLAQNILQPTMIVFDLDPGPPAGILECLQVSLWLREILEKNSLKGYPKTSGSKGLQVYLPLNTPTTYDITKNFAHMIARVLEQTYPDKIVSNMRKSLRKGKVFVDWSQNDDHKTTVCVYSLRARELPTVSTPVSWSEIENALTKNDPDLLVFDSNQVLARVTKQGDLFAPVLTVQQRLPKLDF